The genomic stretch GTCGCGGACTGGACGATCTCGTCCCAGTCGCCACCGGTCACCGTGTATACGGTGCCCTCGGTGGTCTCGCGCGCCGAAGCGGCCGACGCGTCGGATGCAGACTGCGTGCTCACGAGTACGACCTCCGCTGGTCCGGAGCCGGGATCTGGGCGCCCTTGTACTCGACGGGGATGCCGCCGAGGGGGTAGTCCTTGCGCTGCGGATGGCCCTGCCAGTCGTCCGGCATCATGATCCGCGTCAGGGCCGGGTGACCGTCGAAGACGATCCCGAAGAAGTCGTAGGTCTCGCGCTCATGCCAGTCGTTCGTCGGGTACACGGGGACGAGCGAGGGGATGTGCGGGTCGGCGTCGGGGGCGCTGACCTCGAGCCGGATCAGCCGGTTGTGGGTGATCGAGCGCAGGTGGTAGATGGCGTGCAGCTCGCGGCCCTTGTCGTGCGGGTAGTGGACACCGCTGACGCCGGTGCACAGTTCGAAGCGCAGGGCCGGGTCGTCGCGCAGGGTGCGGGCGACGCGGACCAGGTGTTCGCGCTCGATGTGGAAGGTGATCTCGTCGCGGTCGACGACCGTCTTCTCGACGGCGTTGTCCGGGGCCAGTCCCTGTTCCTCCAGGGCGCCTTCCAGTTCGTCGGCGACCTCGTCGAACCAGCCGCCGTAGGGGCGAGTCGCCGGTCCCGGGAGCCGGACCGAGCGGACCAGGCCGCCGTAGCCGGAGGTGTCGCCGCCGCCTGCGGCGCCGAACATGCCGCGCTGGACGCGGATCTCCTCGCCGCCCTGGCCGCGCTGGCCGGGGAGGTTGGATGCGGAGAGGTCCTTCTCGGGGTTCACCCCGTTCGCGGACCCGTTCACGCCGCCTGCGCCGTTGCCGTTCGCGTCGCTCACCGCAGCAGCCCCTTCATCTCGATCGTGGGCAGGGCCTTGAGCGCGGCCTCCTCCGCCTCGCGGGCGGCTTCCTCGGCGTTGACGCCGAGCTTGGAGGTCTGGATCTTGTGGTGGAGCTTGAGGATCGCGTCCATCAGCATCTCGGGGCGGGGCGGACAGCCCGGGAGGTAGATGTCGACCGGGACGATGTGGTCGACGCCCTGGACGATCGCGTAGTTGTTGAACATGCCGCCTGAGGAGGCGCAGACGCCCATGGAGATCACCCATTTCGGGTTGGGCATCTGGTCGTAGACCTGCCTCAGGACCGGCGCCATCTTCTGGCTGACCCGGCCGGCGACGATCATCAGGTCCGCCTGGCGCGGCGAGCCGCGGAAGACCTCCATGCCGAAGCGCGCCAGGTCGTAACGGCCGGCGCCGGTGGTCATCATCTCGATGGCGCAGCAGGCGAGGCCGAAGGTGGCGGGGAAGACGGACGCCTTGCGCACCCAGCCCGCGGCCTGCTCGACGGTGGTCAGCAGGAAGCCGCTCGGCAGCTTTTCTTCGAGTCCCATGTCTAAAGGCCCCTCAGTCCCATTCCAGGCCGCCGCGCCGCCATACGTACGCGTACGCGACGAAGACGGTGAGCACGAAGAGCAGCATCTCCACGAGCCCGAAAATCCCCAGGGCGTCGAAGGTGACGGCCCAGGGATAGAGGAAGACGATCTCGATGTCGAAGACGATGAAGAGCATCGCCGTCAGGTAGTACTTGATGGGGAAGCGCCCGCCGCCGGCCGGCGTGGGGGTCGGCTCGATACCGCACTCGTAGGCCTCGAGCTTGGCGCGGTTGTACCGCTTCGGACCGATCAGCGTGGCCATGACCACGGAGAAGATCGCAAAGCCTGCCCCGAGGGCTCCCAGTACGAGGATGGGCGCATACGCGTTCACCGCTCCTCGCTCCTCTCAGTCGGCGCTGACTGCTGGCGGTTGCACTGGTGCACCGGACTCACATCCGCCTCACCGGTTCCACGAG from Streptomyces roseochromogenus subsp. oscitans DS 12.976 encodes the following:
- a CDS encoding NADH-quinone oxidoreductase subunit C; the protein is MSDANGNGAGGVNGSANGVNPEKDLSASNLPGQRGQGGEEIRVQRGMFGAAGGGDTSGYGGLVRSVRLPGPATRPYGGWFDEVADELEGALEEQGLAPDNAVEKTVVDRDEITFHIEREHLVRVARTLRDDPALRFELCTGVSGVHYPHDKGRELHAIYHLRSITHNRLIRLEVSAPDADPHIPSLVPVYPTNDWHERETYDFFGIVFDGHPALTRIMMPDDWQGHPQRKDYPLGGIPVEYKGAQIPAPDQRRSYS
- a CDS encoding NuoB/complex I 20 kDa subunit family protein, with product MGLEEKLPSGFLLTTVEQAAGWVRKASVFPATFGLACCAIEMMTTGAGRYDLARFGMEVFRGSPRQADLMIVAGRVSQKMAPVLRQVYDQMPNPKWVISMGVCASSGGMFNNYAIVQGVDHIVPVDIYLPGCPPRPEMLMDAILKLHHKIQTSKLGVNAEEAAREAEEAALKALPTIEMKGLLR
- a CDS encoding NADH-quinone oxidoreductase subunit A, with protein sequence MNAYAPILVLGALGAGFAIFSVVMATLIGPKRYNRAKLEAYECGIEPTPTPAGGGRFPIKYYLTAMLFIVFDIEIVFLYPWAVTFDALGIFGLVEMLLFVLTVFVAYAYVWRRGGLEWD